A region from the bacterium genome encodes:
- a CDS encoding mechanosensitive ion channel family protein: MKAEYYTQAFTALAIFGGFAVLAAFAFLFFTKIAPRLAKKSRTALDDRVVKASRTPIFIFVLIAGIYYSLVSIPVIRGYHTYIGKGAGVIAILVGLWLVKRLADLTSKWYANKLARGVGPDPRRAHIIRMVRNVVNALAVVVAAFLLLDVSEIDIKPIITSLGISGIIIALALQSFLADLFTSFSIYMDKPFMPGDFVIIGDLCGTVKKVGVFSTRIQALRGEEITLSNKDVRGKTIQNFAKMTRRRVVFTVGVTYNTPIEKLKRIPDMIKETIGRLPITTIDRVHFAAFAAYSLDFEIVYYVETSDYMTYMDTQHAINMGIAEEFEKQGIEIAYPTQTLFINKSSGA; the protein is encoded by the coding sequence ATGAAAGCAGAGTATTATACCCAGGCCTTCACGGCGCTAGCGATTTTCGGCGGATTCGCAGTACTTGCGGCCTTCGCGTTCCTCTTCTTCACGAAGATCGCACCGCGTCTGGCTAAGAAATCAAGGACAGCTCTGGACGACAGAGTCGTCAAGGCATCGAGAACACCCATCTTCATCTTTGTCCTAATAGCGGGAATCTATTACTCACTAGTCTCAATTCCGGTGATTAGGGGCTATCACACTTATATCGGCAAGGGTGCCGGCGTTATCGCGATTTTGGTCGGTCTCTGGCTGGTCAAAAGGCTAGCTGACTTGACCTCGAAATGGTATGCGAACAAGCTCGCTAGAGGAGTCGGCCCCGATCCGCGCCGCGCACATATCATCCGAATGGTCCGTAATGTCGTCAATGCGCTCGCTGTTGTCGTCGCGGCTTTTCTACTTCTCGACGTGTCAGAGATTGACATCAAACCGATCATCACAAGCCTCGGAATCAGCGGTATCATCATCGCTCTTGCCCTTCAGAGCTTCCTGGCAGACCTATTCACGTCATTCTCAATATACATGGATAAGCCCTTCATGCCCGGGGACTTCGTGATAATCGGGGACCTTTGCGGAACCGTGAAGAAGGTGGGTGTTTTCAGCACGCGCATCCAAGCTCTCAGAGGTGAGGAGATCACCCTGTCAAACAAGGATGTCAGAGGCAAGACGATCCAAAACTTCGCCAAGATGACGCGCAGAAGAGTCGTCTTCACGGTCGGAGTCACGTATAACACACCGATTGAGAAGCTGAAGAGAATCCCAGATATGATTAAGGAGACAATCGGCAGGCTCCCCATTACGACTATCGATCGAGTCCATTTCGCCGCGTTCGCCGCCTACAGTCTCGACTTCGAGATCGTTTACTACGTTGAGACCAGCGATTACATGACGTATATGGATACACAGCACGCCATAAATATGGGTATAGCAGAGGAGTTCGAGAAGCAAGGCATCGAGATCGCCTACCCGACTCAGACGTTGTTCATCAATAAGTCTTCGGGGGCATAG